In Bradyrhizobium sp. G127, one genomic interval encodes:
- a CDS encoding DUF1330 domain-containing protein, producing the protein MAKGYWIARIDVHDLDAYKRDYVAHNGAVFKKYGAKFLVRGGTHEGHEGPARSRNVVIEFKDYATALACYKSPEYQTLVKARTPHSNGEIVIIEGYDGEQP; encoded by the coding sequence ATGGCCAAGGGTTACTGGATCGCGCGCATCGATGTGCATGACCTCGATGCTTACAAAAGGGATTACGTTGCGCACAATGGCGCGGTGTTCAAGAAATACGGCGCGAAATTCCTGGTGCGCGGCGGCACTCACGAGGGGCACGAAGGCCCGGCGCGCTCGCGCAACGTGGTGATCGAGTTCAAGGACTACGCGACCGCACTCGCCTGCTACAAATCGCCGGAGTATCAGACGCTGGTCAAAGCCCGCACGCCGCATTCCAATGGCGAGATCGTCATCATCGAAGGCTATGACGGCGAGCAGCCTTGA
- the pyrF gene encoding orotidine-5'-phosphate decarboxylase, whose product MKPTPIDPRDRLILALDLSSVEAAEALIARLGDSVTFYKIGYQLAYAGGLSLVPKLADRGKKVFVDLKLHDIGNTVAKGIESIAKLGATFATVHAYPQTMKAAVDARGPSLKILAVTVLTSYDDDDLHAAGYRFGVSDLVEARALQAQALGIDGLVCSGEEATTVRGIIGAQMALVTPGIRPAGSVVGDQKRVMTPGRAISAGADYLVVGRPVVEASDPKVAAEAIVAEIVQAGG is encoded by the coding sequence ATGAAGCCAACCCCTATCGATCCCCGCGACCGGCTGATCCTGGCCCTCGATCTCTCCAGCGTCGAGGCGGCGGAAGCATTGATCGCGCGGCTCGGCGACAGCGTGACGTTCTACAAGATCGGGTATCAGCTCGCCTATGCCGGCGGCCTGTCGTTGGTCCCGAAATTGGCCGACCGCGGCAAGAAAGTCTTCGTCGATCTCAAGCTGCACGATATCGGCAACACAGTTGCGAAGGGCATCGAGAGCATCGCAAAACTTGGTGCGACCTTCGCTACGGTGCACGCCTATCCGCAGACCATGAAGGCGGCGGTCGATGCGCGCGGACCGTCGCTGAAAATTCTCGCGGTCACGGTGCTGACCTCTTACGATGACGACGATCTGCATGCGGCGGGCTATCGCTTCGGCGTGTCCGATCTGGTGGAAGCACGCGCATTGCAGGCGCAGGCGCTTGGTATCGATGGACTGGTTTGTTCCGGAGAGGAAGCTACCACCGTGCGCGGAATCATCGGTGCGCAGATGGCGCTGGTGACGCCGGGCATTCGGCCCGCAGGCAGCGTCGTCGGCGACCAGAAGCGCGTCATGACGCCGGGCCGCGCGATTTCCGCCGGCGCAGATTACCTCGTGGTCGGCCGTCCCGTTGTGGAAGCGTCCGATCCGAAGGTGGCGGCGGAGGCAATCGTCGCCGAGATCGTTCAGGCAGGCGGCTAA